Within Aspergillus oryzae RIB40 DNA, chromosome 2, the genomic segment GAAATCAAACGTGGTGAATACTCGCCACAGTTCGATGCccatgatgacgacgacgaagcccAGCAAGGCGGGAATGGCGGGACAGACGCAGATATCGACCATACAACAAGTTTTGCAAAGCCCAAGACACTCGATCCCAAGACTATCAGCACACAAACGGTTACTGGTATTGATCCATCCGACAAGCCTTATGCTATTTTTACATTCATGTATAGAGGAGAGCGTATGTCGACCATCTCTTCAAGATATGTCTTCTACCCTACTGACTATTTATAGGGCaattgcagaagatgggCATGTTAAAAGATCCTAAGTCGCAAGAAACTCCTGGCTCGGCAAAGCGCAGATCACTTCAGCCGGACTTCGCTAATATTGGACCCTTGAAACCCGGTGGTACAGTTGGATTCTTGAATTTCCGTGACAGCACCGAGAACAAgcagaagggaaagaaaaacaagaccGCTGGAGATGACGATATGGacagtgacgatgatgacgatgattcGATATTGGGTaaagccgacgatgaagaagccaaggaggatgatcaGCATCTGTCACCAGACGATATTAGACGCCAGGGGGAACTGGCTGAGGGCGTTCGCAAGATCAAGGCAAGTGGGACCCAAGGCTTTTGCCTTAAGTTGCGCTAACGGAAATACAGCTCAAACGCCAGCACTCCTCAGCATCTCTGGGCACTAGTACCCCCAAAACGGATACCGCTAGCCCCCAGCCATCCGGAGAGACTCCTGCAGCGTCCAGTATCTCCACGACCCCTCCAACTGCACCAGCAGTCCTTGCCGGCATACCCGAGGTCCCCAAGCCTGCGGCAAATAGTCTGAACGGAGAGTTCGTGGGAAGCCCAttgaagaaacaaagagccAGTGTATCCCAAGCGGATGAGAACGCTCTGCGACGGAGGATCGAATCGGGGTTGTCTCAACCCGTCAGCGGAGCTTTGGATAGTGCCGCTTCAGAGGGGCATCAAACTGCAGGGGCGAGTTCCAATCCCTTTGAGGCCCAGCCCCAGAAACCAGACCCACGGGAGAATGAGGACGAAGAGCTGTGATGAAACTATCTCGATGACATATTATTAGTTATATGAACTTATTGGGTTCGACATGTCTTTCAAAAGGGATTTCCCATCACGACCTCGTCGGAACACTAACTGACAATCTTCGATAATCTATATCCTGAGCTTTACTTATTCATTTGTTTTGGCTGGCGCGCATGCAAAGTATGTGGACAacatttcttctcttttggttgttgtgtttggatttgggggAAACTCTCAAAAGATTATCCTGATGACTATGGTGGATTGGCGTAAGTGAACCGATCGAATGCCACCTGGTtggttctccttcttttctttttctacctGCTTTGGGACTTTCACTACTTCTTTTTTAACGTCTTGACGATGATAACGACGGTATGGAGATTATTTTGGATTGTGTGCATGTATTGGCACTACCTTATGCTGGATGGTCCTAGGGCTTTTGCCTACAAGGATCTAGAATTCTTACGTGGTATTTGGAAAAGGTCTGGGCTATAAGTTAATCACTATAGAATAAATGGATTACGCAAGGTGCAAACATACGATTGATCGAACCTGAAGAAACAGTTCGCCTATTCGgtagtttttcttttcggtttCCCTTTATCTTATCGTCCGGAGACTACATAgtattttaaataatttaaattTACCCCCCGCAACGTCACACCCCCACCATTTTTTCCACCCACCCAAAAGACGCAGATGGACACAGGTCTCTAAACCAAAAGCCCTTACCCTTTTGCTCTTAGATCTCAAGTGAAATTATAACATTTTACACACAAAACATCGTCAACATGCCATTGGCACGCTCATTCGATCCACTAGTGTGGATAGACTGCGAAGTACGCACTCTCCCCTTCGACCCTACCACCACTGTGATACCTAATACACGCCCCAATCACACAAACAGATGACAGGCCTGGATTCCGAAAAGGACCAAATCATCCAAGTGTGCTGCTTCGTCACGGACGCCAACCTCCAACTCCTCGATCCCCACGGCTTCGAAACCGTCATCCACgcctccaagaccaccatGGACAACATGTCACAATGGTGCATTGACACTCATGGCCGTACGGGATTAACCGCCGCCGTCCTCGCCTCCACCGTCACACCTGAATCTGCTGCCTCCGAGCTACTGGCGTACATTCAACGATATGTGCCCCAGCCGCGCACGGCGCTGTTGGCGGGAAATAGCGTACATGCGGACAAGGCTTTCTTGTCGCGGGGTCCCTATGCGAAGGTCCTAGAATGGTTGCATTATCGGATCTTGGATGTGAGCACCCTCAAGGAGGCAGCGAGACGATGGGCTGCGGATGAGTTGTTGGCTGCTGTGCCTAGGAAGAAGGAGGTGCATTTGGCGAAGGATGATATTTTAGAAAGCATTGAGGAAATGCGATTCTATAAGGAGAGGCTGTTTGGGagtgaaggaaaatgaatagAGGGCTGCTTAGAAGGACTTCTAGTTGACCACTGCTGCTATTAATACTGCTGCAGTGTATGGACGCCAACGCTTGGGTAGGTTGTGTTGATTTACTATACCCGACAGAGCACGCCACCTCTCTAGAAGCAGGGGTTTTGTCCTTCTGGCTCGCATTGCCATGAACTATGTCAAGGGAGATATCTGACTGCCCCTCGGAATCTGCTCTACTGTGTTAATGTGGGGCCAGAAAGCAGTGTACCGCGAACACCCCTCTGTGTATCCGATAACACCTCGATTTAATCACTTCTTGATTCACAATCTCGAAAATGTAAACAGTCACAGTCATGGTGACGTGAAAGGATAAACAGATTGCTATTGCTTTCATATTGGGGCTATTTGATCACTTGGTACGAAGTACTCCCTGCAATCTTAGGGCTTACCGAGGGGTCTAGATTGGAATTCATTCATAAGCAAAAGTGATAAGAGGATGTGTCATGTGTCATCCTCCCACCATTTCTCTGCGATCTTCCTGGATTGTCGACAGCAGATGCAGTGAAAGAGCCCATCGATTGGTATTTCGGGGTCGATGAGTTGTCCATGTATGGTTCTGACGGGGTTAAACGGCCCAATCATCCAAAGGGGTCCGTCCGTGTCCCAAGGTTTAGAGCTGCAGCTATTAAAATAGCTCCATTGGGACCTGTCCAACAATCAAGTAGATGAAGAGGGATAATTTGGCATTTTCTTCTCACCTTTCGTCAAAGTGGATATTCGTGTAGAAAAGGGGGAGACTCATAATAAATAGAATGTCTTAGAAATAGTTTCTATCACGGATCTATTTTTAAAATTTAGCTAATTGTTTCTCGACGAGCTGAGGTCTTTGCCGCGTTCCATGGGTGTCGTCGCCGCCTTTGTGCAGGTACCTGAGCCTTCAAGCCACTCACTGATAGTTCATGAACACGCACCATTCTGACCAATGTATTCGCTCAGGCTACTACTACTCTTTTGTGGCAGAGCCGGATGCTAGAGGTGCTTTTATCTCTTTGTTCCGAAGAGTGAGGTATTTAATCCCTCCATTGTTCAATTGAGAGAACtttatatctcttctcttttgtaACGGTCCATCAAAAAAGGCGCTTTCGACTACTATCGGAATCACGCTACGTACTTGTTTGTTCTGTGACAATCGTGAACTCGTGGTACAGGTGGTAATAGGTAGATCTATCCATCTCAAAGGGCCCAAAGCTTAGAAGATGCCACTTTGCCTGAGATTCTCTTTTAAATCAAAGGCAAGCTTTTCTGTTTcaatatatccttcattGACCGAGTTGTACGTAGATCATGCTTGGATAAGCCCAGTACTAGGGACGAGAATAGCCCTTTGTTGGACTATACAGACTTATTCTCTATAGAAGGCACTTGCCATGTTAGCAACTACTACCAGAATTAGAATCCTCTTGCAATATTCGAGTATGGTTCGCATTTTGTCTAATTCGAACAAATCTACCTACACAGAATTTGGATGCCCCCGTTACCATTTGATCTATAGGCAAGTCACTACCAGTATCTATCATATACGAGTCTTTGCCCACGGCCATTTACAGAAGACGATTTCTACTTCTAGTCTTTCTCGTCTCACCCTTTACTTAATCATAACAACCCGACACATTGCTGACTCTACAGCAGCAGTGCCAAACCTATATTTGATACCAAGGGAGTCGATCAGGCCTGGCCCCACGCTATATCCTTCTTCCGTGACCTCCTGCAGCCCACCCATGTCTACCGATGACGGCTTCATAGAGGAACACTATCGTGCTGGGGGTCCAAACCTTTGCGAGTTTCCTCCTGTGTTTTGCAATCCTATCCAAAGTGAAAATGTTCCTATGCGAGATGTTCTAGCTATCGCAAAGAAGTGGAATATACCTGTAATAACCTTCTATCTTGGTGATTTCAGGCCACGATTCAACCTCTCAAAGAAGTCGGCGTCCACTATACGCCTCAGAGCGCCAAGAGAGTCTAAGGAACGCTGGTTGGGAGCTGCCCGGGAGATATATCAATGTTTATGTGGAAACGGCCTTCATCATTTTGCAATAGAGATCCTGGATCAATCTTGTGACATTAGTGCTCATATCTGACCATACGAATCTGTGGGGGATGACTGAAGTGAGTATACCAAGCATAGAAAATTGATACGCCGATTATTTAAATTGTTGAAACTTCTACAATTTTCACCCTGTACTGTATAGATGTACTGTACCTTCCGCGCACGCACTTGGAGCAGTTGCCCCCACGCGCGGGGCCTCGATCCCTGGGCAAAAAACAAGAGCGGCGTTAAGTGGGGCGGAAGAGGGGCATTGATTTGGGCCTTTGGGCCTGAggtgtacatacatgaaaTCATGCTGATGACGGCAGCGCGAGTGTCAACTCGCATGGTTTTAGCTTGAGTGGGTTGCCCCTCCTTTATTTatcttccctctctctctctcctcccccaatTGTCGGTGAGCAATTTCAATTCCCTATATAATATActtgcatcttcttctcctttcttattcttttcttctctctttccctttcttctccctctctcatAACACTATCCTTGTCACCATGTCCATCCAGACCGTCTCCTTCCAATCCTTTACTGACCAGAAGCCGGGAACGTATGTCTCTATCTATCTCTATCCACCTCATATTCTTGTAAGACCATAGAACCGTTGCTAACCTCTATAGCTCCGGTCTTCGTaagaaggtcaaggtctTCCAGCAGCCCAACTACTCCGAATCCTTTATCACcagcatcctcctctccatcccTGAAGGTGCCAAGGACgccttcctcgtcattgGTGGCGACGGCCGTTACTATAACCCTGAGGCCATCCAGAAGATCGCTAAGATCAGTGCCGCTTATGGcgtcaagaagctccttgTCGGCCAGAACGGCATCTTGAGCACCCCCGCTGCCAGTAATCTTATCCGTGTACGGAAGGCCACCGGTGGCATTCTGTTGACTGCCAGCCACAACCCCGGTGGTAAGAACAGCGTGGAGCTCTTTAGATTCAGCAATTGCCTCAGCTAACGCCAGGTCATAGGTCCCAATGCCGACTTTGGTATCAAGTACAACCTGTCCAACGGTGCCCCCGCCCCCGAGACAGTCACCAACAAGATCTACGAAACTTCCAAGACCCTCACCTCCTATAACTACGCTGAGATCCCCGAGCTTGATCTTTCCAGTATTGGCTCCAAGACCTACGGCCccttggaggtggaggttgTCCATTCGACCTCCGACTATgtcaagatgatgaaggagattTTCGACTTCGACTTGATCAAGGAGTTCCTCAACACCCACAAGGACTTCAAGGTTCTGTTTGATGGCATGCACGGTGTCACCGGGCCCTACGGCGTCGATATCTTCGTCAACGAGCTTGGTctgcccagcagcagcaccatgAACTGTGTCCCTAGCCCTGACTTCAACGGTGGTCACCCTGACCCCAACCTGGTCTATGCCCATGAGTTGGTTGAGGCTGTTGACAAGAACGGTATCCACTTCGGTGCCGCTAGCGATGGTGACGGTGACCGCAACATGATCTACGGTGCTAACACCTTTGTGTCCCCCGGTGACAGCTtggccatcatctcccaCCACGCCAAGCTGATTCCCTACTTCCAGAAGCAGGGTGTTTACGGTTTGGCCCGCTCCATGCCCACATCCGGTGCTGTCGACCTGGTTGCCAAGGCACAGGGTCTGCAGAGCTACGAGGTGCCCACCGGCTGGAAGTTCTTCTGCAACCTGTTTGACAACAAGAAGATCTCGATCTGCGGTGAGGAGAGCTTCGGTACTGGTAGCAACCACATCCGTGAGAAGGATGGTCTGTGGGCCATCGTCGCCTGGTTGAACATCATCGCTGGTGTGGCCAAGGAGAAGCCGGACCAGACCCCCAGCATTGCATCCATCCAGAACGATTTCTGGCAGGCCTATGGCCGTACTTTCTTCACCCGCTACGACTACGAGAACGTTGACAGCGATGGTGCCAACAAGGTTATTGCTATCCTATCTGACAAGGTCGCCAACAAGGACAGCTTCGTCGGTTCCACCGTGTCCGGCCGCAAGGTCACCGATGTGGGCAACTTCTCCTACACCGACCTGGACGGCAGCGTGTCCAAGAACCAGGGCCTGTACGCTAAGTTCGATGATGGCAGCCGTATCATCGTCCGTCTGTCCGGCACCGGCAGCAGCGGTGCCACGATCCGTCTGTACATTGAGAAGTACGAGAGCGACAAGAGCAAGTTTGGCCTGACTGCGTCCGAGTACCTGAAGGACAACGTTGCTCTCGCCCTCTCTCTGCTCAACTTCAAGGAGTTCATCGGCCGCGAGGAGCCTGACGTCCGCACTTAAGTGACAATGATTTGATGTTTGTAAATATTGTGCCACAAGCGCCTTGAGGCGCAGAGTTATTATGATGGGAGCAAAAACCATCCATGGACAGGTTTCATTCTAAGATAGTTAATCGCATAGCAGTATAATCATAACTCATTCCAGTCCATAACCGGTTCATCACAGTGCGCCATAACGTCATATCGTATCATTAACCTTCCTCAAAATACCACTGCCGTCATGACAACGACCAGAACCAACAACTTAATCACAAGCCGACCTCGTCCTCAGCGAATCTCGAAGCTTCCCCTCCCACCAATCCTTCCACCGaaccaccttctcctccctcctcgcCTCTTCCGCCGCGAACACAACCGCATGACTCCTCACCGCTTCCTCCAGCGTACAGCCCACGAAGCACCTCTGCGCACGCTCAACCTCCCACCCCTGATTAATCACGGCATCCACGGCACGGACAAAGCTCCTCGCCAGACCGTAGTCGCCTCCACCATGAGACTCCTTCTCTTCGGGCGGCTGCCGCGGCACCTCAATAGACCGGGTTGACCGGGTCGCGAAGCTGTAAATATCAATATTCCGCGAATCGTAAGTGATTTCACCCTGGGTACCGTAAACACGACCTCGCCGTTCACACTGTTTCTCTGTTGGTGCGATCATATGGAATATGGCTGTTTTAGAAGTTCGTGGATAATAGTCATTGATAGTTGTGTTGAAGTCAAGGGGTTCATCATCCCAGGTAAGAGTGACGACCTGGTCGTCGCAAACATTGTTATCGGATTCGTAAACGCACCGACCGTACCAGGGTCTCGCGGCGATATCCTTATCTTCTGTTTCGGGAGAgtaatcttcttccagacGACGGAGGAGGTGGGCCTCTGCTGCTCtgatctgttcttcctcggaCAGAGAGGAGGTGCTCCGGACTACATCCTCGATATCTGGACAGACGATGTTGACAGGCCATTCGTAGTCGGCTCTTACGACGTGCATGTCGCGGTAGATCTTGATGGCGCTATAGTTACATTGCCTCTCCGCGGGACAAGAGAGGCAGTTTGTTGCCGTAGTGGCGGCGCGGGGTTTTCTGGATTTGCGAAACTGGGTCAGGGAGccagaggaggagatggtgcgCGGGAGATGCGGTTGTTGGCGCTTGAAGTactcctgctgctgttgtgCAGAGAGGTTGGCGTCTGCGGGGAGTGGTGGCGGGGAACAAAGAAGCCAGAGGATGAAGTCGAGGTCGTGACAGGATTTGGTGAGCAGGGAGCCGTCGCCTTCGGGCGTTGCTCGTCGCCAGTTCCCGCGGACGTAGCTGTGTGCGAAGTGCCACCATCCAACCGGTTCGCAGTGTTCCATTGAGACGATGTCGCCGATGGTACGGTCCTCGAGGAGGAGCTTtcggaggaggatgttgtgCGGACTGTATCGGAGGACGTGGCCTATTGAAAAGATGGTTGatggggaagaggagggtgaTAAGcccccttcttcctttggtaGTAGGGCGCGGTAGACGGTCAAGCAGTCGGATAGTGAGAGGGCGAGCGGCTTCTCGCACAAAATGTGAAGCTGTAACGGGGCGATGGCTTGTAGAATCTCAACGTGGGTTTCGTCCAGTGTGCAGATGAACACGCCGTCTACTCCAAGGGTCGCACAATTCGTCCCATTAGTCACAGTAGTACTACTCTGTGCTCGCCGTTTGACTTCCCATCGCAGCCAATCTCGCCAGTCTTTGAACTCCTGACCGTCCTTTGGTGTACCGCTGTCGCCCCAGATATAATTGCGGCCAAATTCCTGTCGTTTGAAGGGATGTGGCTCAGCAATCGCGTGAATCATGCCTGAGGTGGCATTTGTGACGGCCCGGGCGTAAGCATTGCCTCGCGAACCAGCGCCGATGACAAGGAAACGAAGTGATTTGGCGGAATGAGCGTGAGgtggggaaggggaagataAGGAAAGATCGTGAGAAGTCGGGGGATTAGGATcgcccatgatgatgattattAGCCAGATAAATATGATTAGAGACTAATTTCTGGAGGTGAttatgaagaaagagaaggaaatatgagaaggatgaggggAAGGGGGCATGTCGATTGTATCAAGTCGATGGATACTTTATACTCCATGGAACCTCTCATCGCAACCCTGCCATCTCAGGTCACGCATGAATAACCGAGACCTAATTGGCCAGAGGCTTTTCTTTAGCGTCTTGAATCATACTTATCACTTcgcagaaagaaagaaactccgTTCCGGAATCCCAAGAATTAGAAATGGCCTTATCGATAACGTCGTGTACCTTAGATCTAAATACAAATTACTAAATCCGGAT encodes:
- a CDS encoding uncharacterized protein (predicted protein), giving the protein MPCFKGLAVSIHTPDGPISEYSIQRQSRASRIACYIPVPPPKLPDSAIGKPEQSTFAVSITLLNPGQDVPYSTPKSTPENPTPKPKVVGGLPGQTAERGQYSSMVAPYQPLTNSPNETVAAYIYFDGRQKEEVATLLRRGEETWVNSRWVSVPESEGGGLAEREFLFREVGLERWLNGLDLEGKDVAAKIERRRQKMEKRRLKRASVDDTGDLDMDAKADKHDKGIMRYGNDAKSPLEDVSDDDMSFSDSDDDPIPESAGQIKVALFRVLASGEIKRGEYSPQFDAHDDDDEAQQGGNGGTDADIDHTTSFAKPKTLDPKTISTQTVTGIDPSDKPYAIFTFMYRGERQLQKMGMLKDPKSQETPGSAKRRSLQPDFANIGPLKPGGTVGFLNFRDSTENKQKGKKNKTAGDDDMDSDDDDDDSILGKADDEEAKEDDQHLSPDDIRRQGELAEGLKRQHSSASLGTSTPKTDTASPQPSGETPAASSISTTPPTAPAVLAGIPEVPKPAANSLNGEFVGSPLKKQRASVSQADENALRRRIESGLSQPVSGALDSAASEGHQTAGASSNPFEAQPQKPDPRENEDEEL
- a CDS encoding Gfo/Idh/MocA family protein (predicted dehydrogenases and related proteins) produces the protein MGDPNPPTSHDLSLSSPSPPHAHSAKSLRFLVIGAGSRGNAYARAVTNATSGMIHAIAEPHPFKRQEFGRNYIWGDSGTPKDGQEFKDWRDWLRWEVKRRAQSSTTVTNGTNCATLGVDGVFICTLDETHVEILQAIAPLQLHILCEKPLALSLSDCLTVYRALLPKEEGGLSPSSSPSTIFSIGHVLRYSPHNILLRKLLLEDRTIGDIVSMEHCEPVGWWHFAHSYVRGNWRRATPEGDGSLLTKSCHDLDFILWLLCSPPPLPADANLSAQQQQEYFKRQQPHLPRTISSSGSLTQFRKSRKPRAATTATNCLSCPAERQCNYSAIKIYRDMHVVRADYEWPVNIVCPDIEDVVRSTSSLSEEEQIRAAEAHLLRRLEEDYSPETEDKDIAARPWYGRCVYESDNNVCDDQVVTLTWDDEPLDFNTTINDYYPRTSKTAIFHMIAPTEKQCERRGRVYGTQGEITYDSRNIDIYSFATRSTRSIEVPRQPPEEKESHGGGDYGLARSFVRAVDAVINQGWEVERAQRCFVGCTLEEAVRSHAVVFAAEEARREEKVVRWKDWWEGKLRDSLRTRSACD
- the pgmA gene encoding phosphoglucomutase PGM2 (phosphoglucomutase) — protein: MSIQTVSFQSFTDQKPGTSGLRKKVKVFQQPNYSESFITSILLSIPEGAKDAFLVIGGDGRYYNPEAIQKIAKISAAYGVKKLLVGQNGILSTPAASNLIRVRKATGGILLTASHNPGGPNADFGIKYNLSNGAPAPETVTNKIYETSKTLTSYNYAEIPELDLSSIGSKTYGPLEVEVVHSTSDYVKMMKEIFDFDLIKEFLNTHKDFKVLFDGMHGVTGPYGVDIFVNELGLPSSSTMNCVPSPDFNGGHPDPNLVYAHELVEAVDKNGIHFGAASDGDGDRNMIYGANTFVSPGDSLAIISHHAKLIPYFQKQGVYGLARSMPTSGAVDLVAKAQGLQSYEVPTGWKFFCNLFDNKKISICGEESFGTGSNHIREKDGLWAIVAWLNIIAGVAKEKPDQTPSIASIQNDFWQAYGRTFFTRYDYENVDSDGANKVIAILSDKVANKDSFVGSTVSGRKVTDVGNFSYTDLDGSVSKNQGLYAKFDDGSRIIVRLSGTGSSGATIRLYIEKYESDKSKFGLTASEYLKDNVALALSLLNFKEFIGREEPDVRT